In Gopherus flavomarginatus isolate rGopFla2 chromosome 5, rGopFla2.mat.asm, whole genome shotgun sequence, one DNA window encodes the following:
- the VCPKMT gene encoding protein N-lysine methyltransferase METTL21D isoform X2 codes for MAGPGFVRTLEKRDGSALRLEQRGAGGVGCVVWDAALVLAKFLERGAPGLRRCAVLELGAGTGAVGIMAATLGADVTVTDLEELQDLLNINIEKNNHLVTGSVQAKVLKWGEDVKEFLPAPDYIVMADCIYYEESLEPLLKTLKDLSGPDTCIICCYEQRTMGKNPEIERKYFELLQKDFELEKVPLEKHDEEYRSEDIHILNIRRKKNGRNFPS; via the exons ATGGCGGGGCCGGGCTTCGTGCGGACGCTGGAGAAGCGGGACGGCTCGGCGCTGCGGCTGGAGCAGCGCGGCGCGGGCGGGGTGGGCTGCGTGGTGTGGGACGCCGCCCTGGTCCTGGCCAAGTTCCTGGAGCGCGGGGCCCCGGGCCTGCGCCGCTGCGCCGTGCTGGAGCTGGGCGCGGGCACCGGCGCCGTGGGCATCATGGCGGCCACGCTGGG gGCAGATGTGACCGTTACTGATCTTGAGGAACTTCAGGATTTGCTGAATATTAATATTGAAAAGAACAATCATCTTGTCACAGGCTCAGTTCAAGCCAAGGTACTGAAATG GGGAGAAGATGTAAAAGAATTTCTGCCTGCACCAGATTATATAGTTATGGCAGACTGCATTTACTATGAGGAG TCATTAGAGCCATTACTGAAGACCCTGAAAGACCTTTCAGGTCCTGATACCTGTATCATATGTTGTTACGAACAAAGGACTATGGGTAAGAACCCGGAAATAGAGAGAAAATACTTTGAG CTGCTCCAGAAGGACTTTGAGTTGGAAAAGGTTCCACTGGAGAAACATGATGAGGAGTATCGGAGTGAGGACATTCACATCTTGAACATCCGAAGGAAAAAAAATGGCAGG aatttcCCATCATGA
- the VCPKMT gene encoding protein N-lysine methyltransferase METTL21D isoform X1, whose protein sequence is MAGPGFVRTLEKRDGSALRLEQRGAGGVGCVVWDAALVLAKFLERGAPGLRRCAVLELGAGTGAVGIMAATLGADVTVTDLEELQDLLNINIEKNNHLVTGSVQAKVLKWGEDVKEFLPAPDYIVMADCIYYEESLEPLLKTLKDLSGPDTCIICCYEQRTMGKNPEIERKYFELLQKDFELEKVPLEKHDEEYRSEDIHILNIRRKKNEFPIMRSLTMLSDSLERRESVN, encoded by the exons ATGGCGGGGCCGGGCTTCGTGCGGACGCTGGAGAAGCGGGACGGCTCGGCGCTGCGGCTGGAGCAGCGCGGCGCGGGCGGGGTGGGCTGCGTGGTGTGGGACGCCGCCCTGGTCCTGGCCAAGTTCCTGGAGCGCGGGGCCCCGGGCCTGCGCCGCTGCGCCGTGCTGGAGCTGGGCGCGGGCACCGGCGCCGTGGGCATCATGGCGGCCACGCTGGG gGCAGATGTGACCGTTACTGATCTTGAGGAACTTCAGGATTTGCTGAATATTAATATTGAAAAGAACAATCATCTTGTCACAGGCTCAGTTCAAGCCAAGGTACTGAAATG GGGAGAAGATGTAAAAGAATTTCTGCCTGCACCAGATTATATAGTTATGGCAGACTGCATTTACTATGAGGAG TCATTAGAGCCATTACTGAAGACCCTGAAAGACCTTTCAGGTCCTGATACCTGTATCATATGTTGTTACGAACAAAGGACTATGGGTAAGAACCCGGAAATAGAGAGAAAATACTTTGAG CTGCTCCAGAAGGACTTTGAGTTGGAAAAGGTTCCACTGGAGAAACATGATGAGGAGTATCGGAGTGAGGACATTCACATCTTGAACATCCGAAGGAAAAAAAATG aatttcCCATCATGAGATCTTTGACCATGTTATCTGATTCTCTGGAGAGAAGAGAGAGTGTAAATTAA